In Mixta intestinalis, the following are encoded in one genomic region:
- a CDS encoding sugar porter family MFS transporter, whose protein sequence is MTDYPSEHSSAEAVETKDSVRQRIFIVVLVATMGALAFGYDTGIISGSLPFMSTAPSQGGLGLTSFTEGLVTSSLIFGAAIGSFLSGFFSDRFGRRMTLRSLALLFIAGALGTAVAPSVPTMVAMRFVLGVAVGGGSSTVPVFIAEIAGPKRRAPLVSRNELMIVSGQLLAYVVSTIMSYTLHDPHIWRYMLALAMVPGILLFIGTFFVPASPHWLVSEGRFTEALRVLKKLRETPREVRKEMAEMRKQERLSRKGPSVRALLKERWVIRLLLTGCGLGFVAQFTGVNAFMYYTPIILKTTGMGTNAAIAATIGNGIVSVLAVLVGIWAVSRYSRRRMLMTGLAVVILAQVALGLTLTFLPQNLTQSYLALACILVFLFFMQMCVAPVYWLLMSELFPMKIRGALTGTAVSFQWVCNAIVAFAFPLTLNLIGNQTFFVFVLLNIGSFIFVYFLLPETRGKSLEEIENMMRSKYGEV, encoded by the coding sequence ATGACCGATTATCCATCTGAACACTCATCCGCCGAAGCGGTTGAAACCAAAGATTCCGTTCGCCAACGTATCTTTATTGTGGTGCTGGTCGCGACCATGGGCGCGCTCGCCTTTGGCTACGATACCGGTATTATCTCTGGCTCCTTACCCTTTATGTCTACCGCACCCTCACAGGGCGGGCTGGGACTAACCTCCTTTACCGAAGGACTGGTGACGTCGTCGCTGATTTTTGGCGCAGCGATTGGTTCTTTCCTGAGCGGATTTTTCTCCGATCGCTTCGGACGCCGTATGACGCTGCGCAGTCTGGCGCTACTGTTCATTGCCGGTGCCTTGGGGACCGCAGTTGCACCTTCGGTGCCAACGATGGTGGCGATGCGTTTTGTGCTGGGTGTCGCTGTCGGCGGTGGATCGTCTACCGTGCCGGTATTTATTGCTGAGATTGCCGGGCCGAAGCGGCGAGCGCCGCTGGTAAGCCGCAATGAGTTAATGATCGTTAGCGGTCAGCTACTGGCTTATGTCGTCAGCACCATTATGAGCTACACGCTGCACGATCCACATATCTGGCGCTATATGCTGGCGCTGGCGATGGTGCCGGGTATTTTGCTGTTTATCGGCACCTTTTTTGTGCCAGCTTCGCCGCACTGGCTGGTATCGGAAGGGCGCTTTACCGAGGCGCTACGGGTGTTGAAAAAACTCAGAGAGACGCCGCGTGAAGTGCGCAAAGAGATGGCGGAGATGCGCAAACAGGAGCGGCTGTCACGTAAAGGGCCATCGGTACGGGCGCTGTTGAAAGAGCGCTGGGTAATTCGCCTGCTGCTGACCGGCTGTGGGCTGGGATTCGTGGCGCAGTTTACCGGCGTAAACGCCTTTATGTACTACACGCCGATTATTTTGAAAACGACCGGCATGGGCACCAATGCTGCGATTGCTGCCACTATCGGCAACGGTATTGTTTCGGTGCTTGCCGTGCTGGTCGGTATCTGGGCGGTAAGCCGCTACAGCCGTCGCCGTATGTTGATGACCGGCCTTGCCGTAGTGATTCTGGCGCAGGTGGCGCTGGGGCTGACGCTGACTTTCCTGCCGCAGAACCTGACGCAAAGCTATCTGGCATTGGCCTGCATTCTGGTGTTCCTGTTTTTTATGCAGATGTGTGTTGCGCCGGTTTACTGGCTGCTGATGTCTGAGCTGTTCCCGATGAAGATTCGCGGTGCGCTGACCGGAACCGCCGTCTCCTTCCAGTGGGTCTGTAACGCCATCGTGGCTTTTGCTTTCCCGCTAACGCTGAACCTGATCGGTAATCAAACCTTCTTTGTTTTCGTGTTACTGAATATCGGCTCGTTTATTTTCGTGTACTTCCTGCTGCCGGAAACGCGCGGCAAGAGCCTGGAAGAGATCGAAAATATGATGCGCAGCAAGTACGGTGAAGTTTAA
- a CDS encoding deoxynucleoside kinase, whose translation MKIIAVEANIAAGKSTLIGPLAEKLMALTGEKWQLMVEPVDADPQFLALLKDFTAHPSDANIRIRFQLYITRMRQRLLQNLPEGNYVIERSLYSDMVFCHTNFLQTERPDASYMDYYYTIKACFADYPPIDVVLYIDRDPQACFDSCMQRARPGETDYPLDYFLDLKRFHDACLPQLVRQYPAQLITWPVEKGFADVDRLAASLLAQTGW comes from the coding sequence ATGAAGATTATTGCAGTTGAGGCCAACATCGCCGCCGGTAAAAGCACGCTTATCGGGCCGCTGGCAGAAAAACTGATGGCGCTGACGGGCGAGAAATGGCAGCTGATGGTGGAGCCGGTAGATGCCGATCCGCAGTTTTTAGCGCTGCTAAAGGATTTCACCGCGCATCCCAGCGACGCCAATATCCGTATCCGTTTCCAGCTCTACATTACCCGTATGCGCCAGCGCCTGTTGCAAAACCTGCCGGAAGGCAATTACGTGATTGAGCGCTCGCTCTACAGCGATATGGTGTTTTGCCACACCAACTTCCTGCAAACGGAGCGCCCCGACGCCAGCTATATGGATTACTACTACACCATTAAAGCCTGCTTTGCCGATTACCCGCCGATTGATGTGGTGCTCTATATCGATCGCGATCCGCAGGCCTGCTTTGACAGCTGCATGCAGCGCGCCCGTCCCGGCGAAACGGACTATCCGCTGGACTACTTCCTCGATTTGAAGCGCTTTCACGATGCCTGTCTGCCGCAGCTGGTGCGGCAGTACCCGGCGCAACTGATTACCTGGCCGGTAGAGAAAGGTTTTGCCGATGTGGATCGGCTGGCGGCCAGCCTGCTGGCGCAGACCGGCTGGTAA
- a CDS encoding PadR family transcriptional regulator encodes MRGKKDSAFFAHRKRKDRLLDATEVRLLILSILQTHAAHGYELIKAIEELSQGEYTPSPSLVYPNLALLEEMGYIRAETEESSRKNYQLTAEGEAHLSQQQAQLEQVMTRLASLAVLAHNRSLPDVQRAIHNMKMALNTRLADEQISQQTLYAIVDVLDEAAKKIERS; translated from the coding sequence ATGAGAGGAAAAAAAGATTCTGCCTTCTTTGCTCACAGGAAGCGTAAAGATCGGCTGCTGGATGCCACCGAAGTACGACTGCTGATCCTCAGCATTCTCCAAACCCACGCGGCACACGGCTATGAACTGATCAAGGCGATTGAAGAACTGTCGCAGGGCGAATATACGCCCAGCCCCAGCCTGGTCTATCCCAACCTGGCCCTGTTGGAGGAGATGGGTTATATCAGGGCGGAAACGGAAGAAAGCAGCAGAAAGAATTACCAGCTTACCGCTGAAGGCGAAGCGCATCTTAGCCAGCAGCAGGCGCAGCTGGAGCAGGTCATGACGCGCCTGGCTTCGCTGGCGGTGCTGGCGCATAATCGCAGCCTGCCGGACGTACAGCGGGCGATACATAATATGAAGATGGCGCTGAATACCCGCCTTGCTGACGAGCAGATCTCGCAGCAGACGTTGTATGCCATTGTCGACGTGCTGGATGAGGCGGCGAAAAAAATCGAACGCAGCTAA
- a CDS encoding M20 aminoacylase family protein: MMKELYQHIVNNQAQFIALRHDLHQHPEIGLEETRTSNIVAEKLQQWGYQVNRGMAKTGVVGTLKVGNGGKTLGLRADMDALPITEGGNPAWRSTVAGKFHGCGHDGHTATLLCAAEYLAKSRRFNGTLHLIFQPGEELLYGGRLMLEDGLFRQFPCDAIYALHNMPGLKKGHFYFKTGAMMASSDTLHIEVIGKGGHGAFPEKSIDATLVACHIVVALQTIVARNTSPFDQAVVTVGSFCSGEAPNVINANALLKLSVRALDNGVRQRLLQRIREIAHGQAQSFGAEVNITHVNGSPVLVNGADATAFAIDVARQFVSEEMICTDAAAVMGSEDFAFMLEENPNGSYLFIGAGDEPERCLVHNPGYDFNDELIVPGALFFSHLAEKFLQ, from the coding sequence ATAATGAAAGAACTATATCAACATATCGTTAATAACCAGGCGCAGTTTATCGCGCTGCGTCACGATCTGCATCAGCATCCTGAGATCGGCCTGGAGGAAACGCGTACCAGTAATATCGTCGCAGAGAAACTCCAGCAATGGGGCTACCAGGTAAACCGGGGTATGGCGAAAACGGGCGTGGTCGGGACGCTAAAAGTGGGCAACGGCGGCAAAACGCTGGGGTTGCGTGCGGATATGGATGCATTACCGATAACCGAAGGCGGCAATCCCGCCTGGCGCAGCACCGTGGCGGGTAAATTTCACGGCTGCGGTCACGATGGACATACGGCGACGCTACTGTGTGCCGCTGAATATCTGGCGAAAAGCCGTCGCTTCAACGGCACGCTGCACCTTATTTTCCAGCCGGGCGAGGAGCTGCTGTATGGCGGCAGGCTGATGCTGGAAGATGGGCTGTTTCGGCAGTTTCCCTGCGATGCGATTTATGCGCTGCATAACATGCCGGGCCTGAAAAAAGGGCATTTTTACTTTAAAACCGGTGCGATGATGGCCTCGTCCGATACGCTGCATATTGAGGTGATTGGCAAAGGTGGGCACGGTGCCTTCCCGGAGAAAAGTATTGATGCGACGCTGGTGGCGTGTCATATCGTGGTGGCGCTGCAAACTATCGTGGCACGCAATACCTCACCTTTTGACCAGGCGGTTGTCACGGTAGGCAGTTTCTGTTCAGGAGAAGCGCCTAACGTTATTAACGCTAACGCGTTGCTGAAACTGAGCGTGCGTGCACTGGATAACGGGGTGCGTCAGCGGCTGTTGCAGCGTATTCGCGAGATCGCTCACGGTCAGGCGCAAAGTTTTGGTGCTGAAGTCAATATTACCCACGTTAACGGTAGCCCGGTGCTGGTTAATGGCGCTGATGCGACGGCATTCGCCATCGACGTGGCGCGTCAGTTTGTCAGTGAAGAGATGATTTGCACCGATGCCGCTGCGGTAATGGGCAGCGAAGATTTTGCCTTTATGCTGGAGGAGAATCCTAACGGTAGCTATCTGTTTATCGGCGCGGGCGACGAGCCGGAAAGATGTCTGGTACATAATCCCGGCTACGATTTTAATGATGAACTGATTGTACCGGGCGCGCTGTTTTTTAGTCATCTGGCCGAGAAGTTTCTGCAATAG
- the yghU gene encoding glutathione-dependent disulfide-bond oxidoreductase: MSEKNYQPPKVWKWDREGAGSWSKINRPIAGATHEAELPVGKHPLQLYSMGTPNGQKVTILLEELLALGESGAEYDAHLIRIGEGDQFSSGFVAVNPNSKIPALLDRSETPAVRVFESGAILLYLAEKFGHFLPQERAARTETLNWLFWLQGSAPYMGGGFGHFYHYAPEKIEYAINRFAMEAKRQLDVLERQLAQHRYIAGEEYTIADIAIWPWYGSLVQGGLYDAAEFLDVASYPNLQRWAQAIAERPAVRRGRIVNRTSGAPDQQLRERHDASDFDRRTENKLS, from the coding sequence ATGTCAGAGAAAAATTATCAGCCGCCGAAAGTCTGGAAGTGGGATCGGGAAGGGGCCGGTAGCTGGTCAAAAATTAATCGTCCGATTGCGGGTGCAACCCATGAGGCAGAGCTGCCGGTGGGTAAACATCCGCTGCAACTTTATTCGATGGGCACGCCCAACGGCCAGAAGGTAACGATTCTGCTGGAGGAACTGCTGGCGCTGGGGGAAAGCGGCGCGGAATATGATGCGCACCTTATTCGCATCGGTGAGGGCGATCAGTTCTCCAGCGGTTTTGTCGCGGTTAATCCGAACTCAAAAATTCCGGCTCTGCTCGATCGTTCGGAAACGCCAGCGGTACGGGTATTCGAATCAGGGGCGATTTTGCTTTATCTGGCGGAAAAATTTGGTCATTTCCTGCCGCAGGAGCGTGCTGCACGCACGGAAACGCTGAACTGGCTGTTCTGGCTACAGGGTTCCGCACCCTACATGGGCGGCGGCTTCGGTCATTTCTATCACTACGCGCCGGAAAAAATTGAGTACGCCATTAACCGTTTTGCTATGGAAGCGAAGCGCCAGCTTGATGTGCTGGAGCGCCAGCTGGCGCAGCATCGCTACATCGCAGGCGAGGAATATACCATCGCCGATATCGCTATCTGGCCCTGGTATGGTTCGCTGGTACAGGGCGGCCTGTATGACGCAGCGGAGTTCCTTGATGTCGCCTCTTACCCTAATCTGCAACGCTGGGCGCAGGCGATCGCCGAGCGTCCGGCGGTGCGGCGAGGACGTATTGTTAACCGCACCTCAGGCGCACCGGATCAACAGCTGCGTGAACGGCACGATGCTTCTGATTTCGATCGGCGTACTGAAAATAAGCTGAGCTAA
- a CDS encoding MFS transporter: MTASETHNAVPAVFKGSGRLIVGIIFGVLTFWLFAQSVVNIVPAIQQDVAIPLESLNLAISLTGLFSGCFIVVAGGFADRFGRVKLTQTGFALSILGCLCLVVAQNTLLFAIGRIIQGFSAACIMPATLSLIKTYYQDEARQRALSFWSIGSWGGSGLCSLAGGAIATYCGWRWVFILSICCALAGMLLIRGTPESKANTSDNYRFDYVGLLSFVVMLICLNWTITKGNALGWLNSVIVIPAIVFVLAAALFFTNARRKKSASFIDFALFKHRAYSGAVLSNFLLNAVAGTLIVASVYVQQGRGFSAFQSGMLTIGYLVAVLGMIRVGEKLLQKVGARKPMMWGTAITGTGVALMALTQLPDSAYVAVVLIGYILFGLGLGFYATPSTDTAISSAPEERIGVASGIYKMASSLGGAFGIAISASAYAAMLSKGPAIAATTGLLVNVLFCAISFLVIVIMVPRQK; this comes from the coding sequence ATGACAGCTTCAGAGACGCATAATGCCGTGCCTGCCGTATTTAAAGGAAGCGGAAGACTGATCGTCGGAATTATTTTCGGCGTTCTTACCTTTTGGCTATTCGCACAATCGGTTGTCAATATCGTTCCGGCAATACAGCAGGATGTCGCTATTCCACTGGAGTCGCTTAATTTAGCCATCAGCCTGACCGGATTATTTTCCGGCTGCTTTATTGTCGTTGCCGGTGGTTTTGCCGATCGTTTCGGACGGGTAAAGCTGACGCAAACCGGATTTGCCTTAAGTATTCTGGGCTGCCTTTGCCTGGTCGTTGCGCAAAATACGCTGTTGTTTGCCATTGGGCGTATTATTCAGGGCTTTTCTGCCGCCTGTATTATGCCTGCGACGCTATCGCTGATTAAAACTTATTATCAGGATGAGGCGCGGCAACGGGCGCTGAGCTTTTGGTCGATCGGTTCCTGGGGCGGCTCTGGTCTCTGCTCGCTGGCCGGTGGAGCCATAGCGACTTACTGCGGCTGGCGGTGGGTGTTTATTCTGTCAATCTGTTGCGCACTGGCGGGTATGTTGCTGATTCGCGGCACGCCGGAAAGCAAGGCGAATACCAGCGATAACTATCGCTTCGACTACGTTGGGCTGCTGTCCTTCGTAGTGATGCTGATCTGCCTTAACTGGACGATTACCAAAGGTAACGCGCTGGGCTGGCTGAACAGCGTAATAGTGATTCCCGCAATAGTGTTTGTGCTGGCGGCGGCGCTGTTTTTTACCAACGCCCGACGCAAGAAGAGCGCCAGCTTTATCGATTTTGCGCTGTTTAAACATCGCGCCTATAGCGGGGCGGTGCTCTCTAACTTTTTACTTAACGCGGTGGCAGGTACGCTGATTGTCGCCAGCGTTTATGTCCAGCAGGGGCGCGGCTTTAGCGCCTTTCAGTCCGGTATGTTAACCATCGGCTATCTGGTGGCGGTGTTAGGGATGATTCGGGTAGGAGAAAAGCTGCTGCAAAAAGTGGGCGCACGTAAGCCGATGATGTGGGGCACCGCGATTACCGGGACAGGCGTGGCGCTAATGGCGCTTACGCAGCTACCAGACAGCGCCTACGTTGCCGTAGTGCTGATTGGCTATATTCTGTTTGGGCTGGGGCTGGGCTTTTACGCCACGCCTTCCACCGATACTGCGATCTCCAGCGCGCCGGAAGAGCGCATCGGCGTCGCCTCCGGCATCTATAAGATGGCCAGCTCGCTGGGGGGCGCTTTTGGTATCGCGATTTCCGCCTCCGCTTATGCGGCGATGCTGTCAAAAGGCCCCGCTATTGCCGCTACCACCGGGCTGTTGGTTAATGTTCTGTTCTGCGCGATATCTTTCCTCGTTATCGTCATCATGGTGCCACGGCAGAAATAG
- a CDS encoding NADH:flavin oxidoreductase/NADH oxidase, translating to MSALFSPFTLKDVTLRNRIAIPPMCQYTATDGMSNDWHRVHYSGLARGGAGLVIVEATAVAPEGRITPGCLGIWSDEQAEKLAQIARDIKAAGAVPGIQIAHAGRKASANRPWEGDDHIAADDGRGWETIAPSAIAFGANLPQVPKAMTLDDIARVREDFATAARRARDAGFEWLELHFAHGYLAQSFFSVQANQRQDAYGGDLAGRSRFMLETLEAVRHVWPENLPLTARFGVIEYDGRDEQTLEESIEVTRQMRAGGLDLLSVSVGFSTPDANIPWGPAFLAPIAERVRREAQIPVASAWGIDAPAIANRTVEEQQLDLVMVGRAHLANPHWPYQAALALKEDKAAWVLPAPYAHWLERYRTSE from the coding sequence ATGTCAGCTTTATTTTCACCGTTTACTTTAAAGGACGTGACGCTGCGTAATCGCATCGCCATTCCGCCGATGTGCCAGTACACCGCTACCGACGGGATGAGCAATGACTGGCATCGCGTTCACTACAGTGGCCTGGCGCGCGGCGGTGCGGGCCTGGTTATCGTTGAGGCCACGGCGGTAGCGCCGGAAGGACGCATCACTCCCGGCTGCCTCGGCATCTGGAGCGATGAGCAGGCGGAAAAACTGGCGCAGATCGCCCGCGATATTAAGGCGGCGGGTGCGGTGCCGGGCATTCAGATCGCCCACGCCGGTCGCAAGGCCAGCGCCAATCGTCCATGGGAAGGCGATGATCATATCGCCGCCGATGACGGACGCGGCTGGGAAACCATCGCGCCTTCTGCGATTGCCTTCGGCGCTAATCTGCCGCAGGTGCCGAAAGCGATGACGCTGGATGATATCGCCCGCGTACGTGAAGATTTCGCTACTGCCGCCCGTCGCGCTCGTGATGCCGGTTTTGAATGGCTGGAGCTGCATTTCGCGCATGGCTATCTGGCGCAGAGTTTCTTCTCCGTGCAGGCTAACCAGCGTCAGGATGCCTACGGCGGCGATCTTGCCGGACGCAGCCGTTTTATGCTGGAAACGCTGGAAGCGGTACGCCACGTCTGGCCGGAAAATCTGCCGCTGACCGCGCGTTTTGGCGTGATTGAATATGACGGGCGCGATGAGCAAACGCTGGAAGAATCTATCGAAGTGACGCGTCAGATGCGTGCCGGTGGCCTGGATCTGCTGAGCGTCAGCGTTGGTTTCTCCACGCCGGATGCCAATATTCCGTGGGGCCCGGCTTTCCTGGCTCCGATTGCCGAACGGGTGCGCCGTGAAGCGCAAATTCCGGTGGCTTCAGCCTGGGGGATTGATGCGCCCGCAATCGCTAACCGTACCGTTGAAGAGCAGCAGTTGGATCTGGTGATGGTTGGACGCGCTCATCTGGCGAATCCGCACTGGCCATATCAGGCTGCGCTGGCGTTAAAAGAAGACAAAGCCGCATGGGTGCTGCCAGCCCCTTATGCGCACTGGCTGGAACGCTATCGCACCAGCGAGTAA
- a CDS encoding FecCD family ABC transporter permease, protein MNNVLSPRRLCAGLVVLLLALAVTASCMGAIDIPFSALWRTESQDYYRDILLNIRLPRVLLALLVGAALSTAGVIMQGLFRNPMADPGLLGVSSGSALMVGVAIVFPVVLPAVLALYEQMLFAVFGSLAICALIFLLSARSSSGGVLFLLLAGIAINALCGAAIGILSYVGDEQQLRQLTLWMMGSLGQAQWTSLLAAASLALPAMLLAWRYAEALNLLQLGEEEAHYLGLNVRRSRQTLLLLSSLLIGGAVAVSGIIGFIGLVVPHLIRMTSGANHRWLLPCSALCGACLLLLADTLARTLVQPAEMPVGLLSSLIGAPYFLWLIFRSRRAAYA, encoded by the coding sequence ATGAATAACGTCTTATCTCCCCGGCGTTTGTGCGCCGGGCTGGTGGTTTTACTGCTTGCGCTGGCGGTGACTGCTTCCTGCATGGGCGCGATTGATATCCCCTTTTCAGCGCTGTGGCGTACGGAATCGCAGGATTACTACCGCGATATCTTATTGAATATACGTCTGCCGCGCGTGTTGTTGGCGCTGCTGGTTGGCGCGGCGCTGAGTACGGCAGGCGTCATCATGCAGGGGCTTTTTCGCAACCCGATGGCCGATCCCGGCCTGCTGGGGGTCAGCAGCGGCTCGGCGCTGATGGTAGGCGTGGCGATTGTTTTTCCCGTGGTGCTGCCTGCGGTTCTGGCGCTGTATGAGCAGATGCTGTTTGCGGTCTTTGGCAGCCTGGCGATCTGCGCGCTGATTTTTCTGCTTAGCGCACGATCCTCCTCCGGCGGCGTGCTGTTTTTGCTGCTGGCCGGTATCGCCATCAATGCGCTGTGCGGGGCGGCGATTGGTATTTTAAGTTATGTGGGCGATGAGCAGCAGCTACGCCAGCTGACGCTCTGGATGATGGGCAGTCTCGGTCAGGCGCAATGGACTTCGCTGCTGGCGGCAGCCTCGCTGGCGCTACCGGCGATGTTACTGGCCTGGCGCTATGCCGAGGCGCTAAATCTGTTACAGCTGGGTGAGGAAGAGGCGCACTATCTTGGCCTTAACGTCAGGCGCAGCCGCCAGACGCTTTTGCTGCTGAGTTCGCTGCTGATCGGCGGGGCGGTCGCCGTCAGCGGCATTATCGGTTTTATTGGCCTGGTGGTGCCGCATCTGATCCGTATGACCAGCGGTGCGAACCATCGCTGGCTGCTTCCCTGTTCGGCGCTATGCGGAGCCTGCCTGCTATTGCTGGCCGATACGCTGGCGCGTACCCTGGTGCAGCCTGCGGAAATGCCGGTGGGATTGCTGAGCAGCCTGATCGGTGCGCCCTATTTTCTCTGGCTTATTTTTCGTAGCAGGAGAGCGGCCTATGCTTGA
- a CDS encoding siderophore-interacting protein — MMNAEITSPAWPLPTRKKNELRLRQLRVQSKTQIGRFWRIVLSGEDLQGFASHSFDDHIKLFFPDPENGGLRLPEVSEQGVVWPEGKRPPSRDYTPLAWDAAANTLTIDFFIHPGGLASDWAEKAQINDPLVIGGPRGSFCIPLDYAFQLYLCDETGLPALNRRLKELQAAQSDAEIHLLIMADEAQSKAYLPALAQVHYHFLPADVNTARAALAQLPLPQQGYFLWLTGEGDRVKALIDYLTEQRQVNDSYLRGVAYWHSK, encoded by the coding sequence ATGATGAATGCAGAGATAACTTCCCCGGCCTGGCCGCTTCCCACCCGTAAAAAGAATGAGCTGCGCCTGCGTCAGCTGCGCGTACAGAGTAAAACCCAAATCGGACGCTTCTGGCGTATCGTACTGAGCGGTGAAGATTTGCAGGGCTTCGCTTCCCACAGCTTTGACGATCACATCAAGCTCTTTTTTCCCGATCCGGAAAATGGCGGGCTGCGTCTGCCGGAAGTGAGCGAACAGGGTGTCGTCTGGCCGGAAGGCAAGCGTCCTCCGTCCCGCGACTACACTCCACTCGCCTGGGATGCCGCTGCGAACACCCTGACTATCGATTTCTTTATTCATCCCGGTGGCCTGGCGAGCGACTGGGCGGAGAAGGCGCAGATTAACGATCCGTTGGTAATCGGCGGGCCACGCGGCTCCTTCTGTATACCGCTGGACTACGCTTTCCAGCTCTACCTGTGCGATGAAACCGGCCTGCCTGCGCTAAACCGTCGCCTGAAGGAGCTACAGGCGGCGCAGAGCGATGCCGAAATTCACCTGTTGATAATGGCCGATGAAGCACAGAGCAAAGCATACCTGCCCGCGCTAGCCCAGGTTCATTACCATTTCCTGCCCGCCGATGTGAATACCGCACGCGCCGCGCTGGCGCAGCTGCCCCTTCCGCAACAGGGCTATTTCCTGTGGCTTACCGGCGAAGGCGATCGGGTCAAAGCCTTAATCGATTACCTGACCGAGCAGCGCCAGGTTAACGACAGCTACCTGCGTGGCGTTGCTTACTGGCACAGTAAATAA
- a CDS encoding DUF2231 domain-containing protein codes for MNPYATRRNSALAVALYECLNPIPLGFFAAAWIFDIIYLQSYNPMWTKSASWLIAFGLIIAIIPRLINLVQVWVSTAWRHTSAVKVDFWANLLAIVLAIFNAFVHSRDAYAVVPAGVILSTLVVLLICFANVQLALRLRTAEGVAR; via the coding sequence ATGAATCCCTATGCGACCAGACGCAACTCGGCGCTTGCTGTGGCGCTGTACGAATGCCTTAACCCCATCCCACTCGGCTTTTTTGCTGCCGCGTGGATTTTTGACATCATCTATTTGCAAAGCTACAACCCGATGTGGACGAAAAGCGCCAGCTGGCTGATCGCTTTTGGGCTGATTATTGCCATTATTCCCCGGCTGATTAACCTGGTGCAGGTGTGGGTAAGCACCGCCTGGCGGCACACCTCCGCGGTAAAAGTTGATTTTTGGGCTAACCTGCTGGCGATCGTGCTGGCGATTTTCAACGCCTTTGTTCACAGCCGCGATGCGTATGCGGTGGTTCCGGCGGGCGTGATCCTTTCAACGCTGGTGGTACTGTTGATCTGCTTCGCTAATGTCCAGCTTGCCCTGCGCCTGCGTACTGCTGAAGGAGTCGCCCGATGA
- a CDS encoding heme ABC transporter ATP-binding protein, translated as MLEARQLTYAVNGRCLTNNVSFSLPGGEIVAILGPNGAGKSTLLRQLTGYLTPDSGECFLFGRPLAQWSIEALARTRAVMRQNSGIIFPFRVQEVINMGRHAHKSAASREDIATVMALCRCETLAQRDYRSLSGGEQQRVQLARLLLQLWEPGHAAKWLFLDEPTSALDIHYQQQLFRLLRELVQTRHFSICCVLHDLNLAALYADRILLLNRGQVVANGAPQQVLNEPVLRELYQADITVSTHPTEDRPLMTLCR; from the coding sequence ATGCTTGAAGCTCGTCAGCTAACTTATGCGGTTAACGGGCGTTGCCTGACCAACAACGTCTCTTTTTCTCTGCCCGGCGGCGAGATCGTTGCCATTCTTGGGCCTAACGGTGCTGGTAAATCGACGCTGCTGCGCCAGCTCACAGGCTATCTGACGCCCGACAGCGGCGAATGTTTCCTGTTCGGCAGGCCGCTGGCGCAGTGGTCAATTGAGGCACTGGCGCGAACCCGTGCCGTAATGCGTCAGAACAGCGGCATCATTTTTCCTTTCCGCGTGCAGGAAGTGATTAACATGGGGCGGCACGCGCATAAATCGGCGGCCAGCAGGGAAGATATCGCAACGGTGATGGCGCTTTGCCGCTGTGAGACGCTGGCGCAGCGCGACTATCGCAGTCTGTCGGGCGGCGAACAGCAACGCGTACAGCTGGCGCGCCTGTTGCTTCAATTATGGGAGCCGGGCCACGCTGCAAAATGGCTGTTTCTCGATGAGCCGACCTCGGCGCTGGATATTCATTATCAGCAACAGCTGTTCCGCCTGCTGCGGGAACTGGTGCAGACGCGTCATTTCAGCATTTGCTGCGTGCTGCACGATTTAAATCTGGCGGCGCTGTATGCCGATCGCATTCTGCTACTTAATCGCGGGCAGGTTGTCGCGAACGGTGCGCCGCAGCAGGTACTGAACGAGCCCGTTCTGCGCGAGCTTTATCAGGCGGATATAACGGTTTCTACTCACCCTACCGAAGATCGTCCGCTGATGACCCTCTGTCGCTGA